The following are encoded in a window of Arctopsyche grandis isolate Sample6627 chromosome 2, ASM5162203v2, whole genome shotgun sequence genomic DNA:
- the LOC143922985 gene encoding uncharacterized protein LOC143922985 isoform X2 — protein sequence MASLLVLVFAAAFVAKVIGDLEYYPDIGGPSDEYTMQELKELFKSGEYLPFDAKDVEYEGGQMPPYYGTQPQEKGSAPPLDEHSPPDPNPAPAPVPAPARDFKRHLNTKNKLFFRENKSPSDRQGYSEEPEFYYNMKRQEGPETKTPFAVPPVDPRYYQQVPSATDNKAELKRAVNEKLRSRFDLEEKDVNYYDERSSGDANDPQEYENAFEEPRQHRQNPNLAATKINKMIYPAEVGSESNSQRGPTITRLNIERDIPTSLVPTSHRHQYVIQQALKNNPGYYQDSNVYLFAMIAGIGAAVTVAVTAFIVGWMRKKSKAANDVEYPAYGVTGPNPEVTPSGDRQLAHSAQMYHYQHQKQQIIAMESRGGVAERNGSVSDAESEDENDEGDYTVYECPGFATTGEMEVKNPLFLDEPAPAIPAQQQSASSSNPKKN from the exons ACATAGGTGGCCCGTCTGACGAATACACAATGCAAGAGCTGAAGGAGCTGTTTAAAAGCGGAGAGTACTTACCTTTCGACGCCAAGGACGTGGAGTATGAAGGGGGTCAGATGCCTCCTTATTATGGGACTCAGCCGCAGGAAAAAGGGTCTGCGCCCCCGTTGGACGAGCATTCACCCCCTGACCCGAACCCAGCCCCAGCCCCGGTCCCAGCCCCTGCCCGAGACTTCAAGAGACACTTGAACACCAAGAATAAACTGTTCTTTCGCGAGAACAAATCTCCATCAGATCGGCAGGGGTATTCCGAAGAGCCTGAGttttattacaatatgaaaCGTCAAGAGGGCCCGGAGACAAAGACGCCATTCGCGGTGCCACCTGTTGATCCCAGGTACTATCAACAGGTACCCAGCGCCACCGACAACAAGGCCG AGTTGAAGCGTGCTGTCAACGAAAAACTCCGCTCTCGATTTGATTTGGAAGAGAAAGACGTCAACTACTATGACGAGAGAAGCTCTGGAGATGCTAACGATCCTCAAGAATATGAGAATGCTTTTGAAGAGCCTCGCCAACATAGGCAGAATCCAAATTTGGCCGCTACCAAGATCAACAAAATGATATATCCAGCTGAAGTTGGATCGGAATCCAATTCACAACG ggGTCCGACCATCACTCGGTTGAATATAGAGCGGGACATTCCGACCTCGTTGGTTCCAACATCCCATCGTCATCAATACGTGATCCAGCAAGCTCTGAAGAACAATCCAGGATATTATCAGGACTCCAATGTATACCTCTTTGCTATGATCGCTGGAATCGGAGCTGCTGTCACGGTCGCCGTTACAGCTTTTATCGTAGGATG GATGCGCAAGAAGTCGAAGGCCGCGAACGACGTGGAGTATCCAGCATATGGAGTGACTGGACCCAATCCAGAGGTGACACCTTCTGGAGATCGCCAATTGGCTCATTCGGCACAGATGTATCATTATCAGCATCAAAAGCAGCAGATAATTGCTATGGAGAG CCGTGGTGGTGTGGCTGAGCGCAACGGATCCGTCTCCGATGCCGAGTCCGAGGATGAAAACGACGAAGGCGACTATACCGTATACGAATGCCCTGGATTTGCTACG ACCGGAGAGATGGAAGTGAAGAATCCGCTGTTCTTGGACGAACCGGCACCGGCTATTCCCGCACAACAACAATCGGCCTCCTCCTCCAaccctaaaaaaaattaa
- the LOC143922985 gene encoding uncharacterized protein LOC143922985 isoform X1, with the protein MASLLVLVFAAAFVAKVIGDLEYYPDIGGPSDEYTMQELKELFKSGEYLPFDAKDVEYEGGQMPPYYGTQPQEKGSAPPLDEHSPPDPNPAPAPVPAPARDFKRHLNTKNKLFFRENKSPSDRQGYSEEPEFYYNMKRQEGPETKTPFAVPPVDPRYYQQVPSATDNKAELKRAVNEKLRSRFDLEEKDVNYYDERSSGDANDPQEYENAFEEPRQHRQNPNLAATKINKMIYPAEVGSESNSQRGPTITRLNIERDIPTSLVPTSHRHQYVIQQALKNNPGYYQDSNVYLFAMIAGIGAAVTVAVTAFIVGWYTMRKKSKAANDVEYPAYGVTGPNPEVTPSGDRQLAHSAQMYHYQHQKQQIIAMESRGGVAERNGSVSDAESEDENDEGDYTVYECPGFATTGEMEVKNPLFLDEPAPAIPAQQQSASSSNPKKN; encoded by the exons ACATAGGTGGCCCGTCTGACGAATACACAATGCAAGAGCTGAAGGAGCTGTTTAAAAGCGGAGAGTACTTACCTTTCGACGCCAAGGACGTGGAGTATGAAGGGGGTCAGATGCCTCCTTATTATGGGACTCAGCCGCAGGAAAAAGGGTCTGCGCCCCCGTTGGACGAGCATTCACCCCCTGACCCGAACCCAGCCCCAGCCCCGGTCCCAGCCCCTGCCCGAGACTTCAAGAGACACTTGAACACCAAGAATAAACTGTTCTTTCGCGAGAACAAATCTCCATCAGATCGGCAGGGGTATTCCGAAGAGCCTGAGttttattacaatatgaaaCGTCAAGAGGGCCCGGAGACAAAGACGCCATTCGCGGTGCCACCTGTTGATCCCAGGTACTATCAACAGGTACCCAGCGCCACCGACAACAAGGCCG AGTTGAAGCGTGCTGTCAACGAAAAACTCCGCTCTCGATTTGATTTGGAAGAGAAAGACGTCAACTACTATGACGAGAGAAGCTCTGGAGATGCTAACGATCCTCAAGAATATGAGAATGCTTTTGAAGAGCCTCGCCAACATAGGCAGAATCCAAATTTGGCCGCTACCAAGATCAACAAAATGATATATCCAGCTGAAGTTGGATCGGAATCCAATTCACAACG ggGTCCGACCATCACTCGGTTGAATATAGAGCGGGACATTCCGACCTCGTTGGTTCCAACATCCCATCGTCATCAATACGTGATCCAGCAAGCTCTGAAGAACAATCCAGGATATTATCAGGACTCCAATGTATACCTCTTTGCTATGATCGCTGGAATCGGAGCTGCTGTCACGGTCGCCGTTACAGCTTTTATCGTAGGATGGTACAC GATGCGCAAGAAGTCGAAGGCCGCGAACGACGTGGAGTATCCAGCATATGGAGTGACTGGACCCAATCCAGAGGTGACACCTTCTGGAGATCGCCAATTGGCTCATTCGGCACAGATGTATCATTATCAGCATCAAAAGCAGCAGATAATTGCTATGGAGAG CCGTGGTGGTGTGGCTGAGCGCAACGGATCCGTCTCCGATGCCGAGTCCGAGGATGAAAACGACGAAGGCGACTATACCGTATACGAATGCCCTGGATTTGCTACG ACCGGAGAGATGGAAGTGAAGAATCCGCTGTTCTTGGACGAACCGGCACCGGCTATTCCCGCACAACAACAATCGGCCTCCTCCTCCAaccctaaaaaaaattaa